A stretch of Chionomys nivalis chromosome 2, mChiNiv1.1, whole genome shotgun sequence DNA encodes these proteins:
- the Cd24 gene encoding signal transducer CD24 — translation MGRAMVARLGLGLLLLALLLPTQIYCNQTSVAPFASNQNISTAPNPTNATTRAGGSALQSTAGLLAISLSLLHLYC, via the exons ATGGGCAGAGCGATGGTGGCTAGACTGGGACTGGGGTTGCTGCTTCTGGCACTGCTCCTACCCACGCAG atTTATTGCAACCAAACATCTGTTGCACCGTTTGCAAGTAACCAGAATATCTCTACTGCCCCAAACCCAACTAATGCCACCACCAGAGCAGGTGGCAGTGCCCTGCAGTCAACAGCCGGTCTCCTCgccatctcactttctcttctacatctCTACTGTTAG